DNA from Sphaerodactylus townsendi isolate TG3544 linkage group LG08, MPM_Stown_v2.3, whole genome shotgun sequence:
AGAACTGAAATGCAGAAGCAAATTGTGATGGTTTCCAACCAAGCTCCACACAAATCACACATTTGCCCTGTTTTACTTGCAAGGGCAATATTGCACATGGAATATGACTCACCAGACTGCCTCCCTCAGAAAGGTAGCTGGTTCACTTCTACTTCCATTATGAGCTTCTGGTTACTGCCGATCTCACTTGGACACATATTGAAGAAGTCCACAATCCTGAAGATACCTGGGTAAACCTCCCTTGCCATATTTAGTCAGAACTCAGTATCAGCCATGTTGTGGGCTTTATAAGGGGAAGAAGCATAATTTCATAAATTATTAGTTTAACCTTCAGCTGCCTTCCTTTTACCAAATTGAAGAGCAGAAACAGGAACCAGTGAAACATGATTTCAGTGCGATGCTGGTGAGACAAAAGAACTTATCCATATGACTTTGCATGTATTCACCATCATGTCTCAACTGGCCTGTTACCCAAGCAGAAAAAACAATGTGTGCTTAGTTAACACATCAGAGATCTGTGGCTTGGTAATTAAGATTTGCACAGGTAGAAGTCCAGTTTAACCAACACATTGTTTTGCAACATTgtacatgcttttttttttgcctcatcaGCTTCAATTAAGCCCGAGTCTGCATCACTAAGGAGAGCTGATATTTGGATTTGTGTTCTTTGAATACCTGAAACCTGTTTACAGAGGTTACTTTTCCCATTTCGTTTTATGCAGGCTGTTGCATGATTTGAATcttctaatgcagtgatggcgaaccttttcgagaccgagtgcccaaattgcaacccaaagcccacttatttatcgcaaagtgccagcatggcaatttaacctgaatactgaggttttagtttagaaaaaacggttgcctccgaggtgtgcgttacttgggagtaagcttggtggtagtcggtgactttgctttgaagcaactgtccaactcttccaatgggtagatcacgaccctaggagggtttactcagaagcaagccccattgccagcaaccgagcttactcccaggtaaaggatcgcgttttagttcttcgcatgaaaatcagtggggtttaacagcacttaacagcattacctacactgcttccccaaaactaggtcttaggtttaatgctaataatcgagcccagtggcccaggccagcctagatatggggcgggggaggcactctgtttgcatgtgccataggttcgccaccactgttctaatgtGAATTCAGTGTGTGGGACTGAATTGAATTCGAAGAAAGgtgagaagatgaagatgaataGGAAAGTTTTTGAACAGAGAAACTTGAGAAATTCACTTATCTGAcaaactaacagcccaatccagagatgtcatgtgggtggggatggcactgctccagcaccactccaCCCACTCCAAAGGGTTTTCCTGCAGTTCGGCCagcccaaaaagttaaaaaacccTTCACTTTCAACACCCACATAGGGGTCAGCAGAGACGCGCTGTGAAAATTGCAGTGCATGTCTGAATCCTGCTCCGCTGGCACAAGGGGATTAAACCAGCAGTGGAAGCTgtctaaggtcagctccacccctggggatTCCCCCATCTTCTGATGCAGCTTGGGGTGGCAGGGAAGCACCGACAGAGAGCTGGGCTGCAGCCAGTTGTCTCAGGGCCCTACAGCAGCCTggtgccagcagatttgtcctTCCACTGGGGTAGGTGCCCCATTGAGGGCATTTCCATTGCCTTAAGTCCGTGtcgcccttggggtctcttccatctctatgattctaactaaACCACAGATGTCAATTTTCTTAAAGTCCTGTTCCAGGAGTGTGGTAGACACTAAACCATGTCTATGTATCTGGGCAGACTAGATACTTCAATTGTGCAAACCAATCTAAATTTCATACCTTTTCTATGATTCGAAGAACACTGTGACTTGTTCTGGAGGGGTTAGATTCTGTTTTTTTGAGCAATATTCTCTCGTTACACATGGCAAATCCACTTTGAAACATGAGTGATGTTTCCAAAATAGTCCAAATTAGGGACCAGTTAATGTTGTTGAAACACTGGCTGCCCTAAGCATACGAGGACTTGATCATTACTCTGGATGGAAGGCCAATACATATAATAATTTTTAATGCCATTTGAGATATGGCTattaaagattaaaaataaatctcAGCTGTTATACCGATGCGCTTTAACTTGCTATTCTGAAGTAGTTCTGTGTCTTAACCAGAACATTGCAACTCGTTATGATACTAAATCAGCCACCCACTGGTATCTTGGCAGTTTTTCCCTGTTAAAAACTTGCATTACTCTGAGATTATGTCCAGATGTACTTAACTCCAGGAACACTTCATCATCTTGGcttatttatgcatgcactacttaccccatggctgtttgcttcacagtggggttttcctgcagtttttttgtttgcatgggGATTCTCCTGCTACAAAATGACTGTAGATGAACCGATCCACCTTTTTGCCTATCCGCTGCTTCCTTATTtgttccatgcaacctccatttggggaggttgcctgttgctttttttccccctgcctttgtCTAGCGCTACTTTGCtagacctggtcaatttcatgtcagttttaGGGTCTGTTGTTCCAGTGATAGACCTTAGGCATTAAAAACGTCCTTCTGTTTGTTCTGAAATCTTGGTCCAAAGAGTGGGAAACATTGCTGTTGTGTGGGCAAGGGAAAACAGGGAGGAGCCAGAAAACCCAGAGAAAGCTTAATGCTCAGTGATCTTTCCCTgagaggagagaaaaagttgcactgtAAAGGTTTtgaaaaccatggggattctctgatctgagagcacagtgagttctgaagagggggcaATATGTGTATAACCTGAAATCCAACTCGAAGGGAATGTAAGCTCAGTGCGAAGGAGATCACAAGAACATAAATGGCCCACAACGCATTTCCTCACTCATAATTTCTGCTAACCCAATAGTTCACATGTTAATAGGCCATTTCTAACATAGTAATCATACCATAATCCTTTTGGGAAGTCAGTTAGTGCTCTCCTATTTTAGACTTTTTGCTTAGTTAGTTTACTATATTGCgattttgctttcttttgctgcATGGGAGTGTCTAAAACCGCCACTCTAAAATCTCTCACTATTTGTTATCTAACCCAGGTTGTTCAAGTCCCTGATACAGAGAACTGCACCTAATGTAGAATACCCGGGTTGATTCTACACAGCATAATTATTccaggttacatttggtatttaaaaatccgggtctattttatccaagtttctccttttgcatgggtgcctgtttatGTGAAGGAACTGAGTTAAGACTGGAGGAGATACTCTGATTTCTTTCGCATGAgtctggctttttttgtttttacgaTGCAGAAGCAGCATGCATGCTCGAGCATccccggtgtgctgcattctgattggctcttcccccacaaaggcaatgcttctgattggtggatccacagcaaccacaggaaaaccaagcaggacactcccctccttttctccagcTTTGGAAAGGAACTGATGcagtgctatacaaagtaaaaacttttgaccaatactgggcagaacactatgtcccatccacatagtctttggggctgtcatggaatgagagcatcctgccaggcaggcacttccccacccctcccctcccttcccaggatcCCGTTGGGAATGTGAactgggagctgcaggactgggctaaCTACGGCTCGGCTAGTGGCGCTtggtgagagtgagctggaaTGGGGTGAGGGCTCGTGCTTTCTCGCATGtgcttgcttgcctggctcctggaagagctgtcaaagggcagaaaacttgctgggggaacatttcaggaagggtgggctgcaactcagcagaaatgaaactgacatgatgtaaggcaggaagGTTAGGTGGCGGggtaggaaaaataaatcggttttgctcTCGGGACCTTCGCACAGAAGTGATTCAGTgtgggatttggggaaaagactttttcaattttttttttgaaaaactcaggATGAGGGagatattgtgggacaaacctgctttagaatTTTGAACTTTTTGGCCAAactggatatttcccttgctcaacccaggatgtTTGGAcagtgcggaatcgcccctggtCTTTTTTTTACCtagctcctcctctttctccctccctttctataATTTTCTGGGTCCGTATGAGGAAACTGATTTTCTTTCCATTGCATCTGAAAAGTGATCTTtggctcatgaaagctcatactaaaagatgttggtctttaaggtgcaactGGGCTTCTGTTTTATACTACTACAACAGCCACTCTTGAACCAACAACAGACAGtgggaatggggaaaggggaCAGTGTAGGGGCAGTAGCATGGGTCTGCTGAAACAGAGATGTGTGACTGCAAATCTGCCACAATATGCACGTCTCCTTAAACTGGTACAACACATCCCAGTCTTGACAGTATATTTGGCTACCAATGGTTATGAAATAACAGTTTCACAAACTGCATTTGACCTTCTTGATCTAGAGTTCTCCAGGTCCTCAGCCTTCAACTTGAGGTGCAGTTTTTGGTACAGCCTTTCTTTGAATGGTTGGCATAGGAATACATAAATAATAGGATCAAGGCAAACATTTGCAGCAGAAAGTATTAGGCTGAATTCCTTCATGTAGAACAGTGGCTTTTTTGACTGGCAGCTgtactttggtgaagtttgacttAATGTGTATGGGATTCTGCCAATATGATAGGGGACAAAACAGATGATAAATACCAGCATAATAATGAAAATATTCCGATTGGTTTTTTTCCTTGTCGCTGTGGAGTTTCTTTTGAATTTTTTGTGGGAAATGTATATTTTCCTTGCAATAGAACTGTAGCAGACTATTAATATAGCAAAAACAATCCAAAAAATTCCTAGGCAGATGTAGTTTGAAACAGTGTGCCACTGTAATCCCAAATCACTTTTGAGCTTCATACAACGTCCTGAAGTTTCTTTGGTGGGGCTTTTGTTGGTTAAAATCATATTGGGAAGTGACACCAGAATTTGTAGGGCCCAGGCTAATAAGCAGAGTACTTTGCTGCAGCGCACACTCTGAATAGTGGTGACATACTGTGGCTTCACAACTTTGGAGCATCTGTCGATGCTTATGAGCCCAAACAAGGTGATGCTGATGTACATATTTAGGTAGAAAAGAACAGCTGAGAAGCGGCAGACAATAACATTGAGCTGCCAAGGCCCAATTTTTGTGTCAGCAAGAATTTTGACCGGGAATGTTAAGCTCATGATGAGGTCCGCTATGACAATGTTCTTGAGATAGACAACAAAGGTTGTCTTACTAGGGATGTGTAGGAAGACCCAGGCGGCTACTCCATTCAGTAGGATCCCTCCAATAAAGATGAAACCATATATCGCCGGAATGGCTTGTCTTGTTATTACTGCACTGTAGTTACAGGGGTTTCCTAAACTGATATTGTTTGAGTTCCACATTCTTGGTTCACTGTCGGTGCCTACAATCAGAGAGAAGAAttcagtaaagaaaaaaattgcttctATATTCTCTATTTTAAGAGAGTATATTTACTGAAGTGGGTAActaaaaatgttctgaaataaCAGTGCTGAGCATTGGTGCAAATTGGTGAGTATAACTTCAAGCAAATATATTTCTTGGAATATTTTCAACATGAATAATCCCTTACTTCCTCGAGAGACACATTTGCCCCTTTCCAGATGAATATTTGTTATGAATGGCAGTTTAGAAATGCTACAACACCATGATCCATGACAACATTAGCAAGACAACATTACCTGATTGGGGTACCTTAACGGGTGGCTCCAATTCTTAAGATCTCTTCCTGCCCacaaattcatttattttatagatAGCAATATAAgatgttttcttgcttttttatcaTTTATACACGGTTTCTCTAAGTGAATTTCTAAAATGTCATGAACGTTGACATTCACATGTAAATGTTGATATTTGCAATCCCACATTAATTTGTGAGTATCAGTATTTCTTGGCCCATGTACCCATTTCTCAGACTTAAACAGGTGAATGCTTGTTAGTTGTAGATGGGGAAAGGCTATGACTTTCTGCTGGAGCATATCTTTTGCAGCCCCAAATCCTGGGTTTAATCCTTGCTTCTCCAAGTAGGAGGTGCCTGAGATtacagagagctgctgccaatcatcATAGACAGGACAGGGCTAGATGGACGAAGGGTTTAACAGCATTCTGAAGCTtcatgcgactacaaatgtaaatagaCTGCAGTACAATGCActgaaccacacctttgcatagcacgttccacccaaacacttactgattggttctggtgggttttttgagTTGTGTGgccacacacagcccggaaaaacccaccagaaccagttgaatccggccgtgaaagcctttgacaatacttactgattggttccccaccttgggacatggacaatatatactccactaaacattctcttctcactagacacagtgtgaaacagacttttctctgtgatacacctctgaagatgccagccacagatgcaggcaaaacattaggaacaagacctaccagaccacggaaaacccacaacaactggaaaacccacaacaaccatttgaatctggccgtgaaagccttcgacaatacattctctaTCAAATCTCACCAACCTTGAGGGAGGTTTTTATATTAAATGTACTGAACCTTCTGTGAAATGCAGTGTGAGAATCTGCTCACCCTTAATGTATATGTTCTGATGATGGTTGTAATTTTTCTTGCTGCAAGTGTATTAATTCAAGGACTGTTTTGTAGCAGTGGCTTAGGGTGACTAGCAAGATTAATATATCTAATGGCCCAATCTATGAAAAACTTAAATTTGGAAAGATGAGCTATGAATAGACAAGACACATCTTTTTACAAacctaggtttgcagaaacatctcagatctttaaaaaggggagaaattaatcctgccaaaaagaagaagaagtaatgtctgtagctttaagaatcAAGTACCACCTgtggcagttgctaggcaaccacacattattgagagacttgtagtcttaatttttttcagtaagaggTGGATGAGGTgcagggcagctgccagggctgCTTTGGCATTTGAAGAAGGCTTCATTGGGGTCAGGTTTGGTAGCAATCACCAAGTCAGTGACTACTACATGACTTGCATGTCTCTCACAGGGCTGGCtacttgctgctgttcaacagcagtcacaGCAGTCACACCCATGCACAAAAGCTAGTATGATGTTAatagtttcagactaggatctgggagatttgAATCACCACGCTGCTCTAGAAACTTGCTGGCTGCCTTTGGGCCAGtatcatactctcagcctaacctacctcacaaagccgttgtgaagataaaatggaagagaagagaatgatgtaagctcaGCTGCTTTGAATCTGCATTACAAAGAAAGGCTGGGTGGCAGGGAAGGAGTGAAAGCTGGAGGGAGGATAGattggaaggagagaaggaaacaagaaaagggGAGATTCTTTGGAAGCTtacagggaggggaaagaagaaatagatgCCCCATACAATTCCTTGAGGGTTCATACTCCTGTTCATTTTCAGTTGTTATATTATAACACTGGCATTTTGAACTGATCATGAAACCATTTGCTTACTAGCATCTGATTGCATGTTTAATTTTCATGTGGCATCCTTGAATTGAGGCAAAGAACAGCAATTCCTTTCCTAGTTGTTACACCTCTGATGATTTGTCGAAGGAAAGAATCCACATATACAAAAAGCAGTTTCAACACTATGGAAGACATTTTTAGGCATGGAGTTTtgaaaagtcctcttgaataattGACACAATGTCCTAGGACCAAAAATGGAAGAACAGTGAAGAGAAACTGGGGTGACTATGGTATAATTCTAGTTTCGGAGGTCAGAAAACTAAGGAGATTGAAGAAATATTGCACCAAACTCTGTTACATTTCATTGTGTTCATGGAAACCTTTGAAAATAGTTTTACGTGTTAACCATTTTCCTTACTTAAGGCATCTACAAAGAGTTTCTTTCTACCAGCTGAATCTTGAAGGTTTTGAAACTGAAACAATTTCAATTATTATGTTTTACATTAgactatttttttatttctttaagagcAAATCCACTCATCCACTCTGGTCCTGGCATTATTCATCTGGTAGAACACTTCCTATTAtccagccccccccgccccccgcctctgCCCTCAAAGCTGACAGTTCCCCATTGTGCTGTCTCGTCCTCTTGGTGCAAGCAGAACTTTCTAACTTGAAGTCTGTTGCTTGCTCTTGTATTAAAAGGAAGTGTGCTTGGAGTAAAACAAAGTATACATTGAAATAATCATTGCAAATGGTGGTATTTAACAAAAAGATATGTTACTCTGCAAACTATGCTAGCTACCTTAGAAGAAGTTGTATGATTGTCTATATAATGAAGTAAGTCAATTGAGTTTTGTAAGATTTACCACTGATTAAAATGTCCCAAGTAGAATAGTGTACATCTGTCTTTTTAAACAGTTTGAATTCTTCTGCCCTTATCAGCTTACACACCTTTCTAACTCATTCACCCATTAAGTACCAATCTTCTGTTTCATAGTTGAATGTGCAGAGAACTTGCAAGCTGTCACGTACATAATTCAACCAGCTGTTCATTGAGAGAATCTGTGGATTGGGGTGGTAGTTCTGCACAGACATTGGGAGAAATAGAACAGGATCTCTTACTCTCTCCTTAAAGCCACATCCAACtgggaaacagaagaagaaatctGCAACTCTCTGGGAACTACCTTTTCCCCAAATCGTATGGAGTTGATTGCCTGTCTCGCACATTAATCCAGTGCCCAGTGCTTAAGGACATTCAGTCTTCCTAGGGTTTAGCAGATGGGTGAGAAAGGATCCACCTGCTTGAGGATCATATTGCTTCTGCTCCCAAATTATTAATTTTAGCTGGATTTGCACCCTGTGTATCTTCTATTAGTCAGCTGTCCAGAACTCTCAATTTCTTGAGTTTCCAAATTCTTGGCTGTGGCTATTCTTTGACTCTTTCTAGAACTTGATagtttttatattaatttttaaagagcTCAGTTTCTTGTCTTACAGTTCTGATGGTTGTGGCAGTGAGAAAGAACCACAAACGTCTCCAGAGTAGTCCTGCAATACAGAACAATATGcccatccttaaaaaaaaagctgttgcatgataaaaaagaaatattgatTTCATTTGAAACTCCCTTTACTCTTTTTTAAAGTTTAGCTGAAAATTCGGTGTTTTATCCTAATGCATCTATTGAGCAGCTATAAATTACTATTTGGTCATGCAGAGAGATTAATGCAACTGTGAAACACTTCCCACCAAACCAATATATTTCATTATTAGAACAGGCACATTTTGAGATGTGTTAGATGCCTGTTGCTAATGTAGACCAGAGGGCAGAAGGAGAAACTTAGCTTAGGATAAAGTGTGAGGATAAACTTAGTTGAGGATAAGATGTGAAAGTTTGTCAAAGAAACGAAAACCAAGTTCCAGTGCttctttaaaatgcagcatttactTACCAACAGATTGTCCAGGAGCCTTTTGAAGAACAGCCATTGAATATGCCTTCAAATTAATGTAGAAGCAACGCTTTCTATTTTTCCTGCATCAGCCTTTATAGACTGGGGAACTGCTACTTTAGCTCCAAAATTGGACTGTTAGTTGAGTCTGACAGCTGCAGTGTGTGGATTAAATGTCAAATGCAGCAACAGGCAGCTTCCTTATACTTCCACAAGGGGCAGATCTGAACAGCTTGTGAGAGTGACAAATTTGCAGACCTTGGCCAAAAGAATAAATGTTCTGaagctgaaatcttttttttaaaaacaacactcCAAGAAAAAAGAGTCATAGCTATTATAGTAACTTGGGAAGTGTACTGAAAAATGGTTCACAAGAGTTCAGCTGCAGTCATTTTGAGCTCTGTGGAAAATGTTACAAAGATTTTGAAGGGGTCGAATGAGGAATACGttttctttggctgtctgagTAGCCAACTGTCCCCACTTGCCTTCAAGACATTTTGACAATAACCTCTCTTTTAACAAACTACTCATGTTTACTAGACAGGCAGTCAAATagttatttgtatttttgttcaGACTCTTCTTCACAGTATAGAAAGCATTTCATCCTTTTATCCATTTCATCCTTGCAATAAGCTTTTGAGGTAGGTTTGACTAGGAGAGAGTGTGTTCTGAACACCCCTTCCCCCAATGGATGTTCGATGGGGTAATGGGTTGGGGCATTGATGCTGGAGTGGTTAATACCTTTTCCCTGATTGAGAGTACCTCCAAGATGCTTTAAGATTTTATGGGGGAAAAAGACTCCCAAACAGTAGTCCTCTCCCCCTATCTTAAAGCAGGCTGGGAAAAGGGTCACTGCCAATAAGGGAAGTAAGACACGAGCCCCCTTCTCAGCATTGTAGCTATATCTACCCCTCTCATGGTTGCTTTTAGGGCTAAATTACTTATTGGAAATTCTACTCACAGAATCCTAGAATGTAGTTTGCCTAGCGCACTGGTTTTTATGCAAAACACTAGTgaggcccggccatgcgttgctgtggcaattgtccttctcatcacagtccgcaacccacacagatgtctatgcaggtccaatgatctccagcatagccttttgcggtggtcaaatggaatccctctttcccttttcaattcacattgtaatatggtgctgtcttgtttttttagtataaggtaaccctttccattccacaatggaactgtccagagtgtgaatcccgctgtccatgaagctggttgacatgcacagtcctggcttaggtaaggcagaactggggcaagcaggctctcccaggcaggcagcagaggcagggtggtgaggcgctcagatcgaggccagctccctgggtttttaaagggccacgtgcaaaagaagcagaggcagtagtgttggttcgcccccacacagcggattttcttagaagaaaaaggcaaactccagctcgcttttagtaaaagagagctgaggcgaatatgggtgaggaagtgggtaagtggtggttatttgtgagggagggcagagtgaggtgtgtgaggatgagctggatgtgtatgaaagtatgtgtgttgtgtggtagtagtgggtgaggcacagagagtgaaatttacctgcgtgtgggggggaaccccacctgatgtctcacgtggcaaagtgtgtatgtgtttcacttccactcatattacctaacagtattacctatttactgtttttaatgctcatctctggccatctgcgcaaacagtgtaagggcataccaacccctcaggccacagacatgctgcacgaacattctaagggtgacagttaaacacaaccagcttcatggcctggtgcatcaggaaaaagatgttttacctggctcatgtattgaatttcagcaatgtgaatatctgaAAACCTGATTGCATTGGAAAGGCgggttgagtgaaaatttgaaagcaatctgtccaatggtttcggagttagagcacaACTCACAAACGgacagtttgctttttatatatatagactagcagggcacctgtgttTCACTAAGCATACTttatcacaggctctctatgaatttc
Protein-coding regions in this window:
- the P2RY14 gene encoding P2Y purinoceptor 14 yields the protein MAVLQKAPGQSVGTDSEPRMWNSNNISLGNPCNYSAVITRQAIPAIYGFIFIGGILLNGVAAWVFLHIPSKTTFVVYLKNIVIADLIMSLTFPVKILADTKIGPWQLNVIVCRFSAVLFYLNMYISITLFGLISIDRCSKVVKPQYVTTIQSVRCSKVLCLLAWALQILVSLPNMILTNKSPTKETSGRCMKLKSDLGLQWHTVSNYICLGIFWIVFAILIVCYSSIARKIYISHKKFKRNSTATRKKTNRNIFIIMLVFIICFVPYHIGRIPYTLSQTSPKYSCQSKKPLFYMKEFSLILSAANVCLDPIIYVFLCQPFKERLYQKLHLKLKAEDLENSRSRRSNAVCETVIS